In Leptospira fletcheri, the genomic window TTTCCAAGAGTGGATTGAAACAATTCCGATTTATTCTCGGGATAGCCGACGATAGAATACCGGATACTTTCCGCACAATGTACGAGAACCTGAAAGGGACTCCAATCTCCGTAAGGCACGATTTTTCCGGCTCGACTCAAATTTTCGATTTCATGATCGGCCTCCTCCAAAGAACGGAATCTAAGATTCCGATCCGAAGTACCTCCGGCAACATTCGTACTACACGATTGCAATAAAATCGAAGAACTAGACAGACAAACCGTAGCTAGCGTAAGGCCCGCACCCGACCTTAAAAATTCTTTACGATCGATCTTCTTTTCCATTCAGGTCCCCGTATCAAAATGATGGAGAACTATAAAATATTCCTTACGCTTGTCCAGTACGTTGTGGAGCGCTCCGCAGAAAACTCTACGACTTCAACGGGAAGGAGTCTTTTTCTCTTTTAAAAGGTCGGTTTGGATTACCGACAAAGGATCCAGCATCGTTCCATGAACCCGCAAACCAAGATGAAGATGCGGTCCCGTGGACATTCCCGTACTCCCTATTTTTCCTATAAGATCCCCTTTCTTGACCTTATCTCCCGATTTTACAGATAGCTCGGATTGATGCATGTACAAGGAATAAATCTCCGAACCGTGATCGATAACGGTGAAATTTCCTTCATAATGCATCGGTCTGGCAAGAACCACCGTC contains:
- a CDS encoding DUF1569 domain-containing protein; protein product: MEKKIDRKEFLRSGAGLTLATVCLSSSSILLQSCSTNVAGGTSDRNLRFRSLEEADHEIENLSRAGKIVPYGDWSPFQVLVHCAESIRYSIVGYPENKSELFQSTLGKLALFSFSIRGKMSHDLNAPIPGAPELPKQGTLEEGIANLRKSMESFINHKGEFAPHFAYGKLSKEEYESAHAMHIANHLSYLKV